A window from Myxococcus fulvus encodes these proteins:
- a CDS encoding nucleotidyltransferase, whose product MGTDAALAERERTSDELNARARAVGLLREAGVPFVVGGAYAYATYTGIYRDTKDLDLFPRKADAARALEVLEKDGWRTERTDEVWLYKAFKGEYFVDFIFSSGNGVAVVDDEWFEHARTSTIFGHECLVAPAEEMIWSKAFVVERERFDGADVNHLILKAGKQMDWERLMRRFDRYWEVLLSHLMMFRFAYPSETQLIPDWVMAELMRRTLDSMRDGAWEQKLCRGNLVSKVNYHVDIHHWGFGDGRAWDENERRQGGERGEGSELEDSIGGGR is encoded by the coding sequence ATGGGCACCGACGCGGCGTTGGCCGAGCGCGAGCGCACCTCGGACGAGCTCAACGCGCGAGCGCGGGCCGTGGGGCTGCTGCGAGAGGCGGGGGTGCCCTTCGTGGTGGGCGGCGCGTATGCGTACGCCACCTATACCGGCATCTATCGGGACACGAAGGACCTGGACCTGTTCCCCCGCAAGGCGGACGCGGCGCGCGCGCTGGAGGTCCTGGAGAAGGACGGCTGGCGCACCGAGCGCACCGACGAGGTGTGGCTCTACAAGGCCTTCAAGGGAGAGTACTTCGTCGACTTCATCTTCTCGTCCGGCAACGGCGTGGCGGTGGTGGACGACGAGTGGTTCGAGCACGCGCGGACCTCCACCATCTTCGGACACGAGTGCCTGGTCGCGCCCGCCGAGGAGATGATCTGGTCCAAGGCGTTCGTCGTGGAGCGCGAGCGCTTCGACGGCGCGGACGTCAACCACCTCATCCTCAAGGCGGGCAAGCAGATGGACTGGGAGCGGCTGATGCGCCGCTTCGACCGGTACTGGGAGGTGCTGCTCAGCCACCTCATGATGTTCCGCTTCGCCTATCCCTCCGAGACGCAGCTCATCCCTGACTGGGTGATGGCGGAGCTGATGCGGCGCACGCTGGACAGCATGCGGGACGGCGCCTGGGAGCAGAAGCTGTGTCGCGGCAACCTTGTCTCCAAGGTGAACTACCACGTGGACATCCACCACTGGGGGTTCGGGGACGGGCGGGCCTGGGACGAGAACGAACGACGACAGGGGGGCGAGCGTGGCGAGGGATCCGAGCTCGAAGATTCGATTGGCGGCGGTCGGTGA
- a CDS encoding metallophosphoesterase family protein → MAAVGDLHCREDQHGRFRHLVKQVNATADLLVLCGDLTDRGMVEEGKVLAEDLSALRVPCAAVLGNHDYEQGHVKDICAELAKAGVHILDGDHYIFEKVLGVAGVKGFGGGYGNATLQAFGEGQTKAFVQEAVTESLKLEAALSHLDTPRKVIIMHYAPIPETLEGENIEIRPFLGTSRLAMPIDHYGAEAVFHGHAHHGSLQGKTKSGIPVFNVAMPLLTKHTPDQRYVLLEV, encoded by the coding sequence TTGGCGGCGGTCGGTGACCTTCACTGTCGTGAGGACCAGCACGGCCGGTTCCGGCACCTCGTCAAGCAGGTGAACGCGACGGCGGACCTGCTGGTGCTGTGCGGGGACCTCACGGACCGCGGCATGGTGGAGGAGGGCAAGGTGCTCGCCGAGGACCTCTCGGCGCTGCGCGTGCCGTGCGCGGCGGTGCTCGGCAACCACGACTACGAGCAGGGCCACGTGAAGGACATCTGCGCGGAGCTGGCCAAGGCCGGCGTGCACATCCTCGACGGGGACCACTACATCTTCGAGAAGGTGCTCGGCGTGGCCGGGGTGAAGGGCTTCGGCGGCGGCTATGGCAACGCGACGTTGCAGGCGTTCGGCGAGGGACAGACGAAGGCCTTCGTGCAGGAGGCGGTGACGGAGTCGCTCAAGCTGGAGGCGGCGCTGAGCCACCTGGACACGCCGCGCAAGGTCATCATCATGCACTACGCCCCGATTCCGGAGACGCTGGAGGGGGAGAACATCGAGATACGCCCCTTCCTCGGCACCAGCCGGCTGGCGATGCCCATCGACCACTACGGCGCGGAGGCGGTCTTCCACGGGCACGCGCACCACGGCTCGCTGCAGGGCAAGACGAAGAGCGGCATCCCCGTCTTCAACGTCGCCATGCCCCTGCTCACGAAGCACACGCCGGACCAGCGCTACGTGCTGCTGGAGGTGTAG
- a CDS encoding Rieske (2Fe-2S) protein yields MSLPTRQRVWTTPPDVTLCPVDSLADPGARNFVLQIEEAFFHGFLVRKDGQVHGFVDRCPHAGLPLARVLDQYLTPDKQHLVCGWHGALFRPDDGKCVGGPCNGASLTPWPVKVEDGMVVTT; encoded by the coding sequence TTGAGCCTTCCGACCCGGCAGCGCGTCTGGACGACGCCTCCTGACGTCACGCTGTGCCCGGTGGACTCCCTCGCGGACCCGGGCGCGCGCAACTTCGTCCTGCAGATCGAGGAGGCCTTCTTCCACGGCTTCCTCGTGCGCAAGGACGGTCAGGTCCACGGCTTCGTGGACCGGTGTCCTCACGCGGGCCTGCCGCTGGCGCGCGTGCTGGACCAGTACCTGACGCCGGACAAGCAGCACCTGGTCTGCGGCTGGCACGGCGCGCTCTTCCGCCCCGACGACGGCAAGTGCGTGGGAGGCCCGTGCAACGGCGCCTCCCTGACGCCCTGGCCCGTGAAGGTGGAGGACGGCATGGTCGTCACCACCTGA
- the hmgA gene encoding homogentisate 1,2-dioxygenase: MTLETRTAVPPKSGLRKAPGDYLSGFGNEVATEAVSGALPVGRNSPQKAPFGLYAEQLSGTAFTVARRENKRSWLYRLRPSANHPAYQPHPQGLVRGGPFDEVPPSPNRMRWNPQPMPTEPTDFVEGLITYAGNGDTATSCGISIHLYRANRSMTDKVFYSADGELLLVPQAGRLTLVTELGVLELRPGEVAVVPRGVRFRAELPDGPVAGYICENHGALFRLPDLGPIGSNGLANARDFLTPVAAFEDVDRPTLVVQKYQGRLWASQFNHSPLDVVAWHGNLAPYKYDLARFNTIGTVSYDHPDPSIFTVLTSPSESPGTANCDFVIFPPRWMVAEDTFRPPWFHRNVMSEFMGLVQGVYDAKAGGFAPGGASLHNCMSGHGPDRASYEQAIKAELKPHKIQDTMAFMFESRWVIRPTRFAMESSTMQLDYDDCWAGFEKARLP; this comes from the coding sequence GTGACCCTCGAGACTCGAACCGCGGTACCTCCGAAGAGCGGGCTCCGAAAGGCGCCCGGCGACTACCTCTCCGGATTCGGCAACGAAGTGGCGACGGAGGCCGTCTCCGGCGCGCTGCCCGTGGGGCGCAACTCTCCGCAGAAGGCCCCCTTCGGCCTGTACGCGGAGCAGCTGTCCGGCACGGCCTTCACGGTGGCGCGCCGGGAGAACAAGCGCTCCTGGCTGTACCGCCTGCGTCCGAGCGCCAACCATCCCGCGTATCAGCCCCACCCTCAGGGGCTGGTGCGTGGCGGTCCCTTCGACGAGGTGCCGCCCTCACCCAACCGCATGCGCTGGAACCCCCAGCCCATGCCCACGGAGCCCACGGACTTCGTGGAGGGCCTCATCACCTACGCCGGCAACGGCGACACGGCCACGAGCTGTGGCATCTCCATCCACCTGTACCGCGCCAACCGGTCCATGACCGACAAGGTGTTCTACAGCGCGGACGGCGAGCTGCTCCTCGTCCCGCAGGCGGGGCGTTTGACGCTGGTGACGGAGCTGGGCGTGCTGGAGCTGCGCCCGGGTGAAGTCGCCGTCGTGCCGCGCGGCGTGCGCTTCCGCGCGGAGCTGCCGGACGGTCCCGTCGCGGGCTACATCTGCGAGAACCACGGCGCGCTCTTCCGCCTGCCGGATTTGGGCCCCATCGGCTCGAACGGCCTGGCCAACGCGCGCGACTTCCTCACGCCGGTGGCCGCCTTCGAGGACGTGGACCGTCCGACGCTGGTGGTTCAGAAGTACCAGGGCCGGCTGTGGGCGTCGCAGTTCAACCACTCGCCGCTCGACGTGGTGGCGTGGCACGGCAACCTGGCGCCGTACAAGTATGACCTGGCGCGCTTCAACACCATCGGCACGGTGAGCTACGACCACCCGGACCCGTCCATCTTCACGGTGCTGACGTCGCCCAGCGAGTCCCCCGGCACGGCCAACTGCGACTTCGTCATCTTCCCGCCGCGGTGGATGGTGGCCGAGGACACGTTCCGGCCGCCCTGGTTCCACCGCAACGTGATGAGCGAGTTCATGGGGCTGGTGCAGGGCGTGTACGACGCCAAGGCCGGCGGCTTCGCCCCGGGCGGCGCGTCGCTGCACAACTGCATGAGCGGCCACGGTCCGGACCGCGCCAGCTACGAGCAGGCCATCAAGGCGGAGCTCAAGCCGCACAAGATTCAGGACACGATGGCGTTCATGTTCGAGTCGCGCTGGGTCATCCGCCCCACGCGCTTCGCCATGGAGTCGTCCACCATGCAGCTCGACTACGACGACTGCTGGGCGGGCTTCGAGAAGGCCCGTCTGCCTTGA
- the hppD gene encoding 4-hydroxyphenylpyruvate dioxygenase translates to MATTAENPIGLNGFEFVEFTSPAPEAMVALVEKLGFTAYARHPTKALVRYKQGDINLLINQEPAGQAADFRAAHGPSANAMAFRVANARAAYELALERGAVAADPAASSLGEGFYVLQGIGGSLLYLIDRHGAAGTIYDSWVQIPGAAESEAKNSVGLESLDHLTHNVRRGQMRTWSTFYNRIFGFTEQKYFDIKGQATGLFSQAMIAPDRAIRIPLNESQDEKSQIEEFLREYNGEGIQHLALSTQDIYGTVERLRARGVDLQDTLEAYYDLVDKRVPNHGEDLERMRKNRILIDGNEQEGLLLQIFTNNLFGPIFFEIIQRKGNEGFGNGNFQALFESIELDQIRRGVIKVEKSRK, encoded by the coding sequence ATGGCGACCACGGCGGAAAACCCGATTGGGCTGAATGGCTTCGAGTTCGTGGAGTTCACGAGCCCCGCCCCCGAGGCGATGGTGGCGCTGGTGGAGAAGCTGGGCTTCACGGCCTACGCCAGGCACCCGACCAAGGCGCTGGTCCGCTACAAGCAGGGCGACATCAACCTGCTCATCAACCAGGAGCCCGCGGGTCAGGCCGCCGACTTCCGCGCCGCCCACGGCCCGTCCGCCAACGCCATGGCCTTCCGCGTGGCCAACGCCCGCGCCGCGTACGAGCTGGCGCTGGAGCGCGGCGCCGTCGCCGCGGACCCCGCCGCCAGCTCCCTGGGCGAGGGCTTCTATGTCCTGCAGGGCATCGGTGGCAGCCTGCTGTATCTCATCGACCGTCACGGCGCGGCCGGCACCATCTATGACTCCTGGGTGCAGATTCCCGGCGCCGCCGAGTCCGAGGCCAAGAACAGCGTGGGCCTGGAGTCGCTGGACCACCTGACGCACAACGTGCGCCGGGGCCAGATGCGCACCTGGTCGACCTTCTACAACCGCATCTTCGGCTTCACCGAGCAGAAGTACTTCGACATCAAGGGCCAGGCCACGGGCCTGTTCAGCCAGGCGATGATCGCCCCGGACCGCGCCATCCGGATTCCGCTCAACGAGAGCCAGGACGAGAAGTCGCAGATCGAAGAGTTCCTGCGCGAGTACAACGGCGAGGGCATCCAGCACCTGGCCCTGTCCACCCAGGACATCTACGGAACCGTCGAGCGGCTGCGCGCGCGGGGCGTGGACCTGCAGGACACGCTGGAGGCCTACTACGACCTGGTCGACAAGCGCGTGCCCAACCACGGTGAGGACCTGGAGCGGATGCGCAAGAACCGCATCCTCATCGACGGCAACGAGCAGGAGGGCCTCCTGCTGCAGATCTTCACCAACAACCTCTTCGGCCCCATCTTCTTCGAGATCATCCAGCGCAAGGGCAACGAGGGCTTCGGCAACGGCAACTTCCAGGCCCTGTTCGAGTCCATCGAGCTGGACCAGATCCGCCGCGGCGTCATCAAGGTGGAGAAGTCCCGGAAGTAG
- a CDS encoding DUF4340 domain-containing protein, translating to MSAARGGLVALLVLGTGALPACKESGPREPREQAAAEQLFAPPSGTTGKDTAPVFTRITVRAQGDTTELERGPEGAWRIVAPVQARAEPAAVEALLETLERSKSSTLVAEAPTDADLKKYGLDSPVFTVTAQVSGSPHSVTLHGGVENTFDGSVYVRREGDPKVYAAQGSVRWSLDKDTFALRSKELLGELEVTALTGIEVRARTHTYVMEQEKGTSRWRLTKPVSERADEARVSALLKALKEHRALSFPKDTPEARKKLGLEAPQVDARFTRTSGDTVRIRMAQVMEDGAPRFHALREQGFVATLAEVPEGALDALDVDVLELKDKHVLSFRREDVRRVVFHPGGGAPAITLVNAAEGDGGTESWQVESPVKGKAQHFRVVSLLRALGAIKATSFGEAKPRSWAKYGIDDASRGVVLLGAQGQELARLWLGAEVPESSELRYARGSGPEVMEVSIEGLALPQRAEDLMDAAPAAEPANARGP from the coding sequence GTGAGCGCCGCGCGCGGAGGGCTCGTCGCGCTGCTCGTCCTCGGCACCGGAGCGCTGCCCGCGTGCAAGGAGTCCGGGCCGCGCGAGCCACGAGAGCAAGCGGCGGCCGAGCAGCTCTTCGCGCCTCCGTCGGGGACGACGGGCAAGGACACGGCGCCCGTGTTCACGCGCATCACCGTGCGCGCGCAAGGCGACACCACCGAGCTGGAGCGTGGGCCAGAGGGCGCGTGGCGCATCGTCGCGCCCGTGCAAGCTCGCGCGGAGCCGGCGGCCGTGGAGGCGCTGCTCGAGACGCTGGAGCGCTCGAAGTCGAGCACCCTGGTCGCCGAGGCGCCCACCGACGCGGACCTGAAGAAGTACGGGCTCGACTCGCCCGTGTTCACCGTGACGGCCCAGGTGTCGGGCTCGCCGCACTCGGTGACGCTGCATGGCGGCGTCGAGAACACGTTCGATGGCTCCGTGTACGTGCGCCGCGAGGGTGACCCCAAGGTGTACGCGGCGCAGGGCTCCGTGCGCTGGAGCCTGGACAAGGACACCTTCGCGCTGCGCTCGAAGGAGCTGCTCGGCGAGCTGGAGGTCACCGCGCTCACCGGCATCGAGGTCCGCGCTCGGACGCACACCTACGTGATGGAGCAAGAGAAGGGCACCTCGCGCTGGCGGCTGACGAAGCCCGTCTCCGAGCGCGCGGACGAGGCCCGGGTGTCCGCGCTGCTCAAGGCGCTGAAGGAGCACCGCGCGCTCTCCTTCCCCAAGGACACACCGGAGGCTCGCAAGAAGCTCGGCCTGGAGGCGCCACAGGTCGACGCTCGCTTCACGCGGACCTCGGGCGACACGGTGCGCATCCGGATGGCGCAGGTGATGGAGGACGGAGCGCCTCGCTTCCACGCGCTGCGTGAGCAGGGCTTCGTCGCGACGCTGGCCGAGGTGCCCGAGGGCGCGCTCGACGCGCTGGACGTGGACGTGCTCGAGCTGAAGGACAAGCACGTGCTGAGCTTCCGCCGCGAGGACGTGCGGCGCGTGGTGTTCCACCCGGGCGGCGGCGCGCCCGCCATCACCCTGGTCAACGCGGCCGAGGGCGACGGCGGCACCGAGTCCTGGCAGGTGGAGTCGCCCGTGAAGGGCAAGGCGCAGCACTTCCGCGTCGTGTCACTGCTGCGCGCGCTGGGTGCCATCAAGGCCACGAGCTTCGGCGAGGCGAAGCCCCGGAGCTGGGCGAAGTACGGCATCGACGACGCTTCGCGCGGCGTGGTGCTGCTGGGCGCACAGGGCCAGGAACTGGCGCGACTGTGGCTGGGCGCCGAAGTGCCGGAGTCCTCCGAGCTGCGCTATGCCCGAGGCTCGGGCCCCGAGGTGATGGAGGTCTCCATCGAGGGCCTCGCCCTGCCCCAGCGGGCCGAGGACCTCATGGACGCCGCGCCCGCAGCGGAGCCCGCCAACGCACGCGGTCCGTGA
- a CDS encoding GldG family protein: MNATLIGRYLGAFGLLLLVSSPFTLFITSGSLIASGVKAGVGLALVGVYLATNLKQFGQLATRKSSTFFITSVLTVLGVLGALVGINYVAHQQAPQWDLTKERIHTLAPQTIATLGTMPEKVKAIGFLPPTHESYALLETLFQRYHAQAPAKFEYEFKDPRRSPEMASKYQLKEGQASVVLSRGESHTTLAAVSEQDLTNALIKLGAVGTQRVYFITGHGEWPLDKGEAAPSDPGGSLSELRRQLLQEGYAAEAMYLVGTTDIPRDASLVVIAGARVPYTQPEVAVLRKYLASGGRLVYFTDAGLVDGLGELLAEHGILVDEGIAADAQFNSGNPYVVQSPFYSTHAIVAPLKQRGMNVELPTPRSLTMLREGMAEGVRVEPLVHTSQHGWVETKPDENAVPSDGEKTGQLTLAAAIVRDTKDAADKRFDEARLVVVGDSELLLDPNWGHEPNRNLVMNTLGWASNQVTKVTMRPPDREVSTLELDTDAMDHIRFISTDLIPLSMMGLGLAIWLTRRNK, translated from the coding sequence ATGAACGCGACCCTCATCGGCAGGTACCTGGGCGCCTTCGGGCTGCTGCTCCTCGTCTCCAGCCCCTTCACCCTCTTCATCACCTCCGGCAGCCTCATCGCCTCGGGCGTGAAGGCGGGCGTGGGCCTGGCGCTCGTCGGCGTGTACCTGGCCACGAACCTGAAGCAGTTCGGCCAGCTCGCCACGCGCAAGTCGAGCACCTTCTTCATCACCTCCGTGCTCACCGTGCTCGGCGTCCTGGGCGCGCTGGTGGGCATCAACTACGTGGCCCACCAGCAGGCGCCCCAGTGGGATTTGACGAAGGAGCGCATCCACACGCTGGCGCCGCAGACCATCGCCACCCTGGGCACGATGCCGGAGAAGGTGAAGGCCATCGGCTTCCTGCCCCCGACGCATGAGTCCTACGCGCTGCTGGAGACGCTCTTCCAGCGCTACCACGCCCAGGCGCCGGCGAAGTTCGAGTACGAGTTCAAGGACCCGCGCCGCTCCCCCGAGATGGCCTCGAAGTACCAGCTCAAGGAAGGTCAGGCGAGCGTGGTGCTCTCGCGCGGCGAGTCGCACACGACGCTCGCCGCCGTGTCCGAGCAGGACCTCACCAACGCGCTCATCAAGCTGGGCGCGGTGGGCACCCAGCGCGTCTACTTCATCACCGGACACGGTGAGTGGCCTCTCGACAAGGGCGAGGCCGCGCCCTCGGACCCGGGAGGTTCACTGTCGGAGCTGCGCCGGCAGTTGCTCCAGGAGGGCTACGCCGCGGAGGCCATGTACCTGGTGGGCACCACGGACATCCCCCGCGATGCCTCGCTCGTGGTCATCGCGGGCGCCCGCGTGCCGTACACGCAGCCGGAGGTGGCGGTGCTGCGCAAGTACCTCGCGAGCGGTGGACGGCTCGTGTACTTCACCGACGCGGGGCTCGTGGATGGACTGGGCGAGCTGCTCGCCGAGCACGGCATCCTGGTGGACGAAGGCATCGCCGCGGATGCGCAGTTCAACAGCGGCAACCCGTACGTCGTGCAGTCGCCCTTCTACAGCACGCACGCCATCGTCGCACCACTGAAGCAGCGGGGCATGAACGTGGAGCTGCCCACGCCGCGCAGCCTCACCATGCTGCGCGAGGGCATGGCCGAGGGCGTGCGCGTGGAGCCGCTGGTGCACACCTCGCAGCACGGCTGGGTGGAGACGAAGCCCGACGAGAACGCGGTGCCGTCGGATGGCGAGAAGACGGGTCAGCTCACGCTCGCGGCCGCCATCGTCCGCGACACGAAGGACGCCGCCGACAAGCGCTTCGACGAGGCGCGGCTCGTGGTGGTGGGTGACTCGGAGCTGCTGTTGGACCCGAACTGGGGCCACGAGCCCAACCGCAACCTGGTGATGAACACGCTGGGGTGGGCCTCCAACCAGGTGACCAAGGTGACGATGCGACCTCCGGACCGCGAGGTGTCGACGCTGGAGCTGGACACGGATGCGATGGACCACATCCGCTTCATCTCCACCGACCTGATTCCTCTCTCCATGATGGGCCTGGGACTGGCCATCTGGCTGACGCGGCGGAACAAGTGA
- a CDS encoding ABC transporter permease: MRIALAIARKELSLYFTTPWAYGVFTAMVALSSFFFVGLLERFQQVQEMARRTNWSQLPEDFTAYRNLTDGVVVQLWGIVIIITLFVAPFLSMRLFAEEKRNKTFELLMTAPVRPIEIVLGKYLGGVGIICATLGLTLVFPVVLSAFGKADSGTALEWSTVMLGYGGILLWGATCMAVGMFISALTESQMLAAFLTFAVLLPWMLLSGVAQGAEEPARSVLMYLSFDAQLQNLLKGILDVKSFVFFASVIVFSLVLTHRTVEARRWVS; the protein is encoded by the coding sequence ATGCGCATCGCCCTGGCCATCGCTCGCAAGGAGCTGTCCCTCTACTTCACCACCCCGTGGGCCTATGGCGTCTTCACGGCGATGGTGGCGCTCTCGTCCTTCTTCTTCGTGGGCCTGCTGGAGCGCTTCCAGCAGGTGCAGGAGATGGCGCGGCGCACGAACTGGTCCCAGCTTCCCGAGGACTTCACCGCGTACCGCAACCTCACCGACGGCGTCGTCGTCCAGCTGTGGGGCATCGTCATCATCATCACCCTCTTCGTCGCGCCCTTCCTCTCCATGCGCCTGTTCGCGGAGGAGAAGCGCAACAAGACCTTCGAGCTGCTGATGACCGCACCGGTGCGCCCCATCGAAATCGTGCTGGGCAAGTACCTGGGCGGAGTCGGCATCATCTGCGCGACGCTGGGCCTCACGCTCGTCTTCCCGGTGGTGCTCTCCGCGTTCGGAAAGGCGGACTCCGGCACCGCGCTGGAGTGGTCCACGGTGATGCTGGGCTACGGCGGCATCCTCTTGTGGGGCGCCACGTGCATGGCGGTGGGCATGTTCATCTCCGCGCTGACGGAGAGCCAGATGCTCGCGGCCTTCCTCACCTTCGCGGTGCTCCTGCCGTGGATGCTGCTGTCCGGCGTGGCGCAGGGGGCCGAGGAGCCGGCGCGCTCGGTGCTGATGTACCTGTCCTTCGACGCGCAGCTGCAGAACCTGCTCAAGGGCATCCTGGACGTGAAGAGCTTCGTCTTCTTCGCCTCCGTCATCGTCTTCTCGCTGGTGCTCACGCACCGCACCGTGGAAGCGCGACGCTGGGTCTCGTGA
- a CDS encoding ABC transporter ATP-binding protein: MIEVQHLTKRYRDRVAIDDLTFSVEEGEILGFLGPNGAGKSTTMKILTGFLPASEGVARVGGFDVHRHPLEVKRRIGYLPETPPLYPEMTVESYLRFVASLKRLPSREQKTEVERVAALTGVTHVLGRVLANLSKGYKQRAGIAQALLGSPPVLILDEPTEGLDPAQRAEVRALIKSLAGKHTVILSTHILPEVTMTCEKVLILNQGRIAAYDDLRKLAGTQGTAESASLEEVFIKLTAA; the protein is encoded by the coding sequence ATGATCGAGGTGCAGCACCTCACCAAGCGGTATCGCGACCGCGTGGCCATCGACGACCTCACCTTCAGCGTCGAAGAGGGCGAAATCCTCGGCTTCCTCGGGCCCAACGGCGCGGGCAAGTCCACCACGATGAAGATCCTCACCGGCTTCCTCCCCGCCTCGGAGGGAGTGGCCCGGGTGGGAGGCTTCGACGTCCACCGGCATCCGCTCGAGGTGAAGCGCCGCATCGGCTACCTGCCGGAGACGCCGCCGCTCTACCCGGAGATGACCGTGGAGAGCTACCTGCGCTTCGTCGCCTCACTCAAGCGCCTGCCCTCGCGTGAGCAGAAGACCGAGGTGGAGCGCGTGGCCGCCCTCACCGGCGTCACCCACGTACTGGGCCGCGTCCTCGCGAACCTGTCCAAGGGCTACAAGCAGCGCGCCGGCATCGCCCAGGCGCTGCTCGGCTCGCCGCCGGTGCTCATCCTCGACGAGCCGACGGAAGGACTCGACCCCGCCCAGCGCGCCGAGGTGCGCGCGCTCATCAAGAGCCTCGCGGGAAAGCACACCGTCATCCTCTCCACGCACATCCTCCCGGAGGTGACGATGACGTGCGAGAAGGTCCTCATCCTCAACCAGGGGCGCATCGCCGCCTACGACGACCTCCGCAAGCTGGCCGGAACCCAGGGCACCGCCGAGAGCGCGTCGCTGGAAGAAGTCTTCATCAAGCTGACCGCCGCCTGA
- a CDS encoding aspartate kinase, which yields MPIVVQKYGGSSVADVEKIRKVARRVKDKRDAGYQVVVVVSAMGDTTDELLALAKQVSPDPARRELDMLLTCGERISMALLSMALQEMEVPAISFTGSQSGIITTDAHAQARIVEVRPYRIHDELARGKVVIVAGYQGVSYKKEVTTLGRGGSDTTAVALAAALEAEACEIYSDVDGIFSADPRVVPDARKLESLSYDEMQELASAGAKVLNAQAVEWAKSRGIAILARTAHAEGSGTVVRELSAPSDSRIKGVTADAELAVLASGAEVPLAELLEFLDARGVRGRSLGYDGLTGGAGHAYLLVPLADIHGPEALRKELATRFGAAVTWREELGTVTCVGVGLNADWAPLRQALAAAEELGAKVHAAHTSPLQLTLLVDKPHLKPLTARLHRELLGA from the coding sequence ATGCCTATCGTGGTCCAGAAGTACGGCGGCTCGTCGGTGGCCGACGTGGAGAAGATTCGCAAGGTGGCGCGCCGGGTGAAGGACAAGCGCGACGCCGGGTACCAGGTGGTGGTGGTGGTGAGCGCGATGGGCGACACCACGGACGAGCTGCTGGCGTTGGCCAAGCAGGTGTCCCCGGACCCCGCGCGGCGGGAGCTGGACATGCTGCTGACGTGCGGCGAGCGCATCTCCATGGCGCTGCTGTCCATGGCGCTCCAGGAGATGGAGGTGCCGGCCATCAGCTTCACGGGCAGCCAGAGCGGCATCATCACGACGGACGCGCACGCGCAGGCGCGAATCGTCGAGGTGCGGCCCTACCGCATCCACGATGAGCTGGCGCGCGGCAAGGTGGTCATCGTCGCGGGCTACCAGGGCGTGTCGTACAAGAAGGAGGTCACCACGCTGGGGCGTGGCGGCTCGGACACGACGGCGGTGGCGCTGGCCGCGGCGCTGGAGGCGGAGGCGTGTGAGATCTACTCGGACGTGGACGGCATCTTCAGCGCGGACCCGCGCGTGGTGCCGGACGCACGCAAGCTGGAGTCCCTGAGCTACGACGAGATGCAGGAGCTGGCGAGCGCGGGCGCCAAGGTGCTCAACGCGCAGGCGGTGGAGTGGGCGAAGTCGCGCGGCATCGCCATCCTCGCGCGCACGGCGCACGCGGAGGGCAGCGGCACGGTGGTGCGTGAGCTGAGCGCGCCGTCGGACAGTCGCATCAAGGGCGTCACCGCGGACGCGGAGCTGGCGGTGCTCGCGTCGGGCGCCGAGGTGCCGCTGGCGGAGCTCCTGGAGTTCCTCGACGCCCGGGGCGTGCGAGGCCGCTCGCTCGGGTACGACGGGCTGACCGGGGGCGCCGGGCACGCGTACCTGCTGGTGCCGCTGGCGGACATCCACGGGCCGGAGGCGCTGCGCAAGGAGCTGGCCACGCGCTTCGGCGCGGCGGTGACGTGGCGCGAGGAGCTGGGCACCGTCACGTGCGTGGGCGTGGGCCTCAACGCGGACTGGGCGCCCTTGCGTCAGGCGCTGGCGGCGGCGGAGGAGCTGGGCGCGAAGGTGCACGCCGCGCACACGTCTCCGCTCCAGCTCACGCTCCTCGTGGACAAGCCGCACCTGAAGCCGCTGACGGCGCGGCTGCACCGCGAGCTGCTCGGCGCGTAG